Proteins encoded together in one Bradyrhizobium sp. CB82 window:
- the sctN gene encoding type III secretion system ATPase SctN, giving the protein MTTRAANHGNRDSEGSAQAALSRLRSTVRHVDTRPVRGRITRAIGTLLHAVLPDARIGELCVVQDPRAGFSLEAEVIGLLPDGVLLTPIGDLLGVSGRAEVVATGRMHEVPVGPDLLGRVIDSFGRPLDGKGAVKATETRPLRGQAPNPMRRRIIERPLPLGVRVLDGLLTCGEGQRIGIYGEPGCGKSTLLAQIVKGAIADVTVVALIGERGREVREFIERHLGEAALRRTVLVVETSDRSAMERAQCAYTATALAEYFREQGLRVILMMDSLTRFSRAMREIGLAAGEPPTRRGFPPSVFAMLPGLLERAGMDERGSITAFYTVLVEGEGTGDPIAEETRGILDGHIVLSRSIAARAQFPAIDVLSSRSRVMDAVVSAPHRNAASFFRDLLSRHAEAEFLVKVGEYKQGSDPLTDRAIASIDDLRKFLRQGENDASSFEETVKWMCRLTA; this is encoded by the coding sequence GTGACAACGCGGGCGGCAAACCATGGTAATCGCGATAGCGAGGGGAGTGCGCAAGCGGCGCTATCGCGTCTGCGATCGACAGTAAGACATGTCGACACGCGTCCCGTACGCGGACGGATCACGCGCGCGATCGGCACGCTCCTCCATGCAGTCTTGCCGGACGCTCGGATTGGAGAGCTCTGTGTCGTGCAGGATCCACGCGCCGGATTCTCGCTTGAGGCCGAGGTGATCGGGCTATTGCCGGATGGCGTGTTGCTGACGCCGATTGGTGACTTGCTGGGCGTGTCCGGCCGCGCAGAAGTCGTCGCTACCGGACGAATGCATGAAGTGCCCGTCGGGCCCGATCTGCTTGGCCGGGTGATCGACAGCTTCGGTCGTCCTCTCGATGGCAAGGGCGCAGTCAAGGCCACAGAAACTCGTCCGCTGCGCGGCCAAGCTCCAAACCCAATGAGGAGGCGCATCATCGAGCGACCATTGCCACTCGGCGTCCGTGTCTTGGACGGTCTTCTGACATGCGGCGAGGGCCAGCGCATCGGCATATATGGGGAGCCTGGTTGCGGCAAGTCGACCTTATTGGCACAGATCGTAAAGGGCGCGATTGCCGACGTGACCGTAGTTGCCCTGATCGGCGAGCGTGGGCGCGAGGTGCGTGAATTCATCGAGCGGCATCTAGGGGAGGCAGCCCTTCGCCGCACGGTCCTCGTCGTTGAGACCTCCGATCGCTCGGCGATGGAGCGGGCGCAATGTGCCTATACTGCAACCGCGCTCGCCGAATATTTTCGCGAGCAAGGCCTGCGCGTCATTCTGATGATGGATTCATTGACGCGTTTTAGCCGCGCGATGCGCGAAATCGGGCTTGCTGCGGGTGAGCCACCAACCCGGCGGGGCTTTCCTCCGTCTGTCTTTGCCATGCTGCCGGGCTTGCTGGAGCGCGCGGGCATGGATGAACGCGGCTCAATTACAGCCTTCTATACCGTGCTTGTAGAAGGTGAGGGTACGGGCGATCCAATCGCCGAGGAAACGCGCGGCATTCTCGATGGTCATATCGTTCTCTCACGCTCTATCGCGGCGCGCGCGCAATTCCCCGCTATCGATGTGCTGTCGAGCCGCAGCCGCGTCATGGATGCCGTCGTATCTGCGCCGCATCGCAATGCGGCGTCTTTCTTCCGCGATCTGCTCTCACGCCACGCAGAGGCCGAATTTTTGGTCAAGGTCGGCGAATACAAGCAAGGCAGCGATCCGCTGACGGACCGGGCTATCGCCTCTATCGATGACCTGCGCAAGTTCTTGCGTCAGGGCGAAAACGATGCCTCCAGTTTTGAAGAGACCGTCAAATGGATGTGCCGTCTGACCGCATGA
- the sctL gene encoding type III secretion system stator protein SctL yields MTADDSAPPLAPLMRPLGPLIEARDLEIWQEAVAARAAAERHLQRVRGWARRAYQLERARGRAEGVTAGAEEMSQLVAQATSEVARKNTALEEELPQLVMEIVTDLLGAFDPGEMLVRTVRHAILRKYGGAELSLHVSPMNAESLAREFAACDGREGRPTVRIVPDPALSQHECVLRSEFGNVDLGLAAQLRTLRLGLGLPPQAGEL; encoded by the coding sequence GGCCCGCTCATAGAAGCGAGGGATCTCGAAATCTGGCAGGAGGCCGTTGCGGCGCGAGCCGCGGCAGAGCGGCATCTGCAGCGTGTTCGTGGCTGGGCGCGCAGAGCTTATCAGCTGGAGCGAGCGCGCGGCCGCGCCGAGGGGGTGACGGCCGGCGCCGAGGAAATGTCGCAGCTTGTCGCGCAGGCGACCTCGGAAGTGGCGCGGAAAAACACCGCTCTAGAGGAGGAGTTGCCACAGCTCGTGATGGAGATTGTAACTGATCTGCTGGGCGCCTTCGATCCCGGCGAGATGTTGGTGAGAACGGTTCGTCACGCGATCCTGCGAAAATATGGCGGAGCGGAACTTTCTCTTCATGTGTCGCCCATGAATGCCGAATCGCTCGCACGCGAATTTGCCGCGTGCGACGGACGGGAGGGCCGGCCCACTGTCCGAATTGTTCCGGATCCGGCGCTCTCCCAGCACGAATGCGTGCTGCGGAGCGAGTTCGGCAATGTCGATCTCGGACTTGCCGCACAGCTCCGCACGCTGCGTCTTGGGCTTGGGCTACCTCCTCAGGCAGGCGAACTGTGA